One stretch of Roseimicrobium sp. ORNL1 DNA includes these proteins:
- a CDS encoding DUF1501 domain-containing protein produces the protein MNILTSRKNGPSRRQFLVQTGCASMGITSLVNTIAHLKLMQGALNAQAPPSGYRALVCVFLNGGNDSNNMLLPFSGTARTDYEAGRGMLTIPVNNATASLNALQLNATNIADCDPLGGYLGTLGVHPKFNHIKTMFDEGDAAFVANVGTLTYPGVTRANYNTAPKPPQLYSHSDQQVQWQSSIPDKPFTSGWGGRIADLLDPLHNPSSGNASMSISISGVNSFQVSPTGVVAPYVMTSGGLVSLSGYGTNYTSAVTDPSILFQAANYKTAEAGRRLQAFENILNMSHASLMENAYNGVAMNARLTEGMVGTALVPTTGTTAGTTTLDTYFNNAFAGTGLNVNNDFTNQMKLVARLIAGRAALGNTRQIFFVQHGGYDTHIAQIPAGSNTAGHTGLMNYLNCTLKGFADAIKGPEVGNQWDNVTSFTASDFTRTFTANKTDATAGSDHAWGGHTLVMGGSVNGARVYGKFPVLKLGNSGDPNTIDATSANRGLWIPSTPVDQYAAVLGRWLGVSDSSLSAIFPNLNRFVTIPNIISGNMNFMGA, from the coding sequence ATGAACATTCTCACTAGCCGCAAGAACGGTCCCAGTCGCCGTCAGTTCCTTGTGCAGACTGGCTGTGCCTCCATGGGCATCACCAGCCTGGTGAACACGATTGCGCACCTGAAGCTCATGCAGGGTGCGCTGAATGCGCAGGCTCCGCCCTCGGGTTACCGGGCGCTGGTCTGCGTGTTCCTGAACGGGGGCAATGACTCGAACAACATGCTCCTGCCCTTCAGCGGCACGGCACGCACGGATTATGAAGCAGGTCGCGGCATGCTCACCATCCCGGTGAATAATGCCACGGCCTCGCTGAATGCCCTGCAGCTCAATGCCACCAACATCGCTGACTGCGATCCGCTGGGCGGTTATCTTGGAACGCTGGGCGTGCATCCCAAGTTCAACCACATCAAGACCATGTTCGATGAAGGTGATGCTGCCTTCGTGGCGAATGTGGGCACGCTGACGTATCCCGGCGTCACCCGTGCGAACTACAACACCGCGCCGAAGCCGCCGCAGCTCTACTCGCACTCTGACCAGCAGGTGCAGTGGCAGAGTTCCATTCCGGACAAGCCCTTCACCAGTGGCTGGGGGGGACGCATCGCGGACCTGCTGGATCCGCTGCACAATCCCTCCTCGGGGAATGCCTCCATGTCCATCTCGATCTCCGGGGTGAACAGCTTCCAGGTGAGCCCCACGGGCGTTGTCGCACCGTATGTGATGACGAGCGGCGGCCTCGTCAGCCTCTCGGGCTATGGCACCAACTACACCAGTGCCGTGACCGACCCCAGCATCTTGTTCCAGGCTGCCAACTACAAGACCGCAGAAGCAGGGCGCCGTCTCCAGGCGTTTGAGAACATCCTCAACATGTCGCATGCGAGCCTCATGGAGAATGCCTACAACGGCGTGGCCATGAACGCCCGTCTCACGGAAGGCATGGTGGGCACGGCCCTCGTGCCCACGACGGGCACCACGGCAGGCACCACCACGCTCGATACGTACTTCAACAACGCCTTTGCTGGCACCGGGTTGAACGTGAACAATGACTTCACCAACCAGATGAAACTGGTGGCGCGGTTGATTGCGGGACGTGCGGCTCTGGGGAATACCCGCCAGATCTTCTTCGTCCAGCACGGGGGTTATGACACGCACATCGCGCAGATACCCGCCGGCAGCAATACCGCGGGTCACACGGGCCTGATGAACTATCTGAACTGCACGCTCAAGGGCTTTGCAGATGCCATCAAGGGACCGGAAGTGGGCAACCAGTGGGATAACGTGACGTCCTTCACGGCGTCCGACTTCACTCGTACCTTCACCGCGAACAAGACGGATGCGACTGCCGGCTCCGACCATGCCTGGGGTGGCCACACCCTGGTAATGGGCGGCTCCGTGAACGGTGCTCGTGTCTACGGCAAGTTCCCCGTGTTGAAGCTGGGCAACAGCGGCGATCCGAACACCATCGACGCCACCTCGGCCAATCGCGGTCTCTGGATTCCCAGCACCCCGGTAGACCAGTACGCCGCCGTGCTGGGCCGCTGGCTGGGGGTGAGCGACTCGTCCCTGAGCGCCATCTTCCCGAACCTGAACCGCTTCGTGACGATCCCGAATATCATCTCGGGCAACATGAACTTCATGGGTGCATAA
- the paoA gene encoding aldehyde dehydrogenase iron-sulfur subunit PaoA, which produces MARPNNPDISRRGFLTVGTASVAATMVPPIAHSQIPANEPPSVAPSMVKVALEVNGKACELELDTRTTLLDALREHLHLTGSKKGCDQGQCGACTVIAGGRRINSCLTLAVMHQGDKITTIEGLGTAENLHPMQAAFVKCDGYQCGYCTPGQICSAVAMLQEVKAGVPSHVTPDLKVAPQLTPGEFRERMSGNICRCGAYSNIAEAITEVAGNQA; this is translated from the coding sequence ATGGCCCGTCCCAACAACCCCGATATTTCCAGGCGCGGGTTCTTAACCGTGGGGACCGCATCGGTGGCGGCGACGATGGTTCCGCCCATCGCCCATTCGCAGATTCCGGCTAATGAGCCTCCAAGTGTTGCACCGTCCATGGTGAAGGTGGCTTTGGAGGTGAATGGCAAAGCATGTGAGCTGGAGCTTGATACGCGGACCACCTTGCTTGATGCGCTCCGCGAGCATCTTCACCTCACTGGCAGCAAGAAGGGATGTGACCAGGGGCAGTGTGGTGCGTGCACGGTGATAGCCGGAGGCCGCCGTATCAATTCTTGCCTGACGCTCGCTGTCATGCACCAAGGTGACAAGATTACCACGATTGAGGGACTCGGCACGGCTGAGAATCTGCATCCCATGCAGGCCGCTTTTGTGAAGTGCGACGGCTATCAGTGCGGCTATTGCACACCAGGCCAGATTTGTTCTGCGGTGGCCATGTTGCAGGAGGTGAAGGCAGGAGTGCCAAGTCACGTGACACCTGACCTGAAGGTGGCCCCGCAACTCACCCCTGGCGAGTTTCGTGAGCGCATGAGCGGAAACATCTGCCGTTGCGGGGCCTATTCCAACATTGCTGAGGCAATCACCGAGGTGGCTGGCAACCAGGCATGA
- a CDS encoding XdhC family protein — translation MKEVRDIVKFWERSGGEPLALATLVAARGSSYRRPGARMLISAAGEAVGGVSAGCIEDDVIACAQQVLKTGMPRLMTVDTRRRFGCNGAIDIFVEPADCGLLSGLRESVGQRQSCLLETVFLGESQGTRFATSEPAFGAFIQKIEPSLRLVLIGDSSETRALGAYGMLLGWDVLQMQGSMSPPMHDLDERTAVLISTHNYGRDCTLLRALLPVGLKYLGLVGSRRRRDELLFDVMHGEVSCYSSLFAPAGLHIAAEAPEEIALSIAAEIQSVFENGTAEHLCHRRSAIHQNEVERSPCIGSAA, via the coding sequence ATGAAAGAGGTGCGTGACATCGTGAAGTTCTGGGAACGGAGCGGAGGTGAGCCTCTCGCGCTTGCCACATTGGTGGCAGCCCGGGGCTCAAGTTACCGGCGTCCAGGGGCAAGAATGCTGATTAGCGCTGCCGGAGAGGCAGTGGGAGGAGTCAGCGCGGGATGTATTGAAGATGACGTCATCGCCTGCGCCCAACAGGTCCTAAAAACCGGGATGCCCAGGTTGATGACGGTCGATACACGGCGTCGTTTTGGCTGCAATGGAGCCATCGACATCTTTGTGGAACCAGCGGACTGCGGGCTGCTATCTGGCTTGAGGGAATCAGTAGGACAGCGACAGAGCTGCCTGCTGGAGACGGTCTTCCTGGGGGAATCCCAGGGCACACGTTTCGCAACGTCGGAGCCGGCGTTTGGCGCCTTCATACAGAAAATTGAGCCTTCATTGCGGCTCGTCCTCATCGGTGACAGTTCCGAAACTCGCGCCCTTGGTGCCTATGGCATGCTTCTGGGTTGGGATGTTTTGCAGATGCAGGGTTCCATGTCCCCGCCCATGCATGACCTGGACGAGCGTACTGCGGTGCTAATTTCAACACACAACTATGGCAGAGATTGCACGCTGCTGCGGGCACTGCTGCCGGTCGGTCTCAAGTACCTCGGTTTGGTTGGTTCACGCCGCCGCCGTGACGAATTGCTCTTCGATGTGATGCATGGTGAGGTGTCATGCTATTCTTCGCTCTTTGCTCCGGCAGGCTTGCACATCGCGGCCGAAGCACCTGAAGAGATTGCGCTCTCAATCGCTGCGGAAATCCAGAGCGTCTTTGAAAATGGGACGGCTGAGCATCTGTGTCATCGCAGGTCAGCCATTCATCAGAACGAAGTTGAGAGAAGTCCATGCATCGGATCGGCGGCATAG
- a CDS encoding DUF1800 family protein, with amino-acid sequence MTRSSLLALLGVTSAIGLALPSVQASTDYNNDGYDDVWQHRHSVTVASFPLASDYDGDGYTNQAECVAGTDLRNSLDAPEITNSVISGTDIQVSIKTQTGKLYQLQSSAAPNGPTWTNEGTAITGNGAVMTVTVASGTGSKHYRFSVSDKDTDGDGVSDWAEAQMGTNPALASSPANASGGVATDADVLRSLMSFTTTVVTASAYEKENTNGRIRITRSFGTMPLTLSLTTSGNTVATKGSASSTDYTLKDGAGAALSASSFTVPSAATTFDVQIAPVVETPNVNEVPEMLRLTFRRVNGSVTVPVGSTQGVNIRDATNIDANRKLFVAYLGREGGAVTTATGLATLLLNGDNTVGEVNSTFSNLTSSQSASHLHAAPATDSAASGPIIESLELGQVTAHLYDVQAETVASWTTDQAALNALFGGFIYINVHTANYGSGEIRGNYTLSDGSINPPPAPPAPPAYGSAEWPTLTGTNLDRDIVRFLTQATYGPTPESVQEVKDLITANGGDAIAGYTAWINKQMDLAQTPSPSLQKLVQAADMEEFILRNNKPINAGNDPQFAGASFGWNTTTRTWTSSTIHQNNYPFQNNRRREWWTLVTQSKDQLRQRMALALSEIVVVSENDGTVQAYHYGQANYWDMLAANAFGNYRTLLEEVSYHPIMGIYLSHLKNQKATGTISPDENYAREIMQLFSIGLVQRHLNGALKLGNNGLPVNTYDQGDIAELARVFTGLSFGKRHISVANAPTYPTASTQRIGALEDNTNFFEGNGVRFWQGEWMNRMKMFDTYHDFNAKVLFNGKIGQKNIPARTNNATPESEGNADVIDALNTLAGNPASGTYDGHPNTPVFIARLLIQRFTTSNPSSAYLYRVASKYQDTKGNLGEVIKTILLDYEARSLSIADNTVAAGKPKEPILHFAHMHRVLKCYTGSPLVNLTTMPITFTNVQAPTTTAYELSEYNKFPANSVRFRWPDTQGAITQSPQRPPSVFNWFLPDYVVPGPLATAGLKAPELQVATESNVVNVINAHYNTIFTSYPPTVKPGRGLDDYFNLSNYQTGASVQLAIPQYGVDKGYFSATTFDSSPAPATAQPNDLNNQLDNLIPKWDELIALYTNTYTTVLTAQYAPAAVPATPGTTQKQTAHAEAVKAVVDQCDILMSAGYLKAKFGALATPNPRQAIIDGLNLIAANNRHTTDATNFTNDARTRCRNALYLVVSTPQALVLK; translated from the coding sequence ATGACTCGCTCCTCACTCCTCGCTCTACTGGGTGTTACCTCGGCCATTGGATTGGCCCTTCCCTCTGTGCAAGCAAGCACGGATTACAACAACGACGGTTATGATGATGTATGGCAACATCGTCATTCCGTCACCGTGGCAAGTTTCCCCCTGGCCAGTGACTATGATGGCGATGGATACACCAACCAGGCCGAGTGTGTCGCCGGCACGGACTTGCGAAACTCCCTTGATGCCCCGGAAATCACGAACTCGGTGATCTCTGGCACGGACATCCAGGTGTCCATCAAGACGCAGACGGGAAAGCTGTATCAGCTGCAGAGCAGCGCAGCGCCCAATGGTCCCACGTGGACGAATGAGGGCACGGCCATCACGGGCAATGGTGCGGTCATGACCGTCACGGTCGCTTCTGGCACCGGCTCGAAACACTATCGCTTCAGTGTCTCCGACAAGGATACCGATGGTGATGGTGTTTCCGACTGGGCCGAGGCGCAGATGGGTACCAATCCCGCGCTCGCCAGTTCCCCGGCAAACGCGTCTGGTGGCGTGGCCACTGATGCGGATGTCCTTCGCAGCCTGATGTCCTTCACCACCACCGTGGTGACGGCCAGCGCGTATGAGAAGGAGAACACCAACGGTCGCATTCGCATCACGCGCAGCTTCGGCACCATGCCGCTGACGCTGAGCCTGACCACCTCGGGCAATACGGTGGCGACGAAGGGTTCTGCCTCCTCGACCGACTACACGCTCAAGGATGGCGCCGGCGCGGCTCTCTCAGCCAGCTCCTTCACGGTGCCCAGCGCTGCGACAACCTTCGACGTGCAAATTGCACCAGTCGTGGAAACGCCGAATGTGAACGAAGTCCCGGAAATGCTGCGTCTCACGTTCCGTCGTGTGAATGGCAGCGTGACGGTGCCGGTCGGCTCCACGCAGGGTGTCAATATTCGTGATGCCACCAACATCGATGCCAACCGCAAGCTCTTCGTGGCTTATCTCGGTCGCGAAGGTGGTGCTGTCACCACGGCCACTGGTCTGGCCACGCTGCTCCTGAATGGGGACAACACCGTGGGTGAAGTGAATTCCACTTTCAGCAACCTGACCTCCTCACAGAGCGCCTCGCACTTGCATGCGGCCCCTGCCACGGATTCCGCGGCCAGTGGACCCATCATCGAAAGCCTTGAGCTGGGTCAGGTGACCGCTCACCTCTATGATGTGCAGGCGGAGACGGTGGCTTCCTGGACTACAGACCAGGCGGCGCTCAATGCGCTCTTTGGTGGATTTATCTACATCAACGTGCATACCGCCAACTACGGCAGTGGTGAAATCCGCGGAAACTACACGCTCAGCGACGGCTCCATCAATCCGCCACCGGCTCCTCCGGCACCGCCTGCGTATGGCAGTGCCGAGTGGCCCACGCTTACCGGCACCAATCTGGACCGCGACATTGTGCGCTTCCTGACGCAGGCCACCTACGGCCCCACGCCCGAGAGCGTGCAGGAAGTAAAGGACCTCATCACGGCGAATGGCGGCGATGCGATTGCCGGTTACACCGCGTGGATCAACAAGCAGATGGACCTCGCGCAGACGCCTTCGCCTTCGCTGCAGAAGTTGGTGCAGGCGGCGGACATGGAGGAATTCATCCTTCGCAACAACAAGCCCATCAATGCCGGCAATGACCCGCAGTTCGCTGGCGCCTCGTTCGGGTGGAACACCACCACCCGCACCTGGACTTCTAGCACCATCCATCAGAACAATTACCCCTTCCAGAACAACCGCCGCCGTGAGTGGTGGACGCTGGTGACGCAGAGCAAGGATCAGCTTCGCCAGCGCATGGCTCTTGCCCTCAGCGAAATTGTGGTGGTGTCCGAAAATGACGGCACAGTGCAGGCCTATCATTACGGCCAGGCAAACTACTGGGACATGCTCGCGGCCAATGCCTTTGGCAATTACCGCACGCTTCTGGAGGAGGTCTCGTACCACCCCATCATGGGCATCTATCTGAGCCACCTGAAGAATCAGAAGGCCACCGGTACCATCAGCCCGGATGAGAACTATGCGCGTGAAATCATGCAGCTCTTCTCCATCGGCCTGGTGCAGCGCCACCTCAACGGGGCGTTGAAGCTGGGGAACAATGGTCTGCCGGTCAATACCTATGACCAGGGGGACATCGCGGAACTGGCCCGTGTCTTCACCGGCCTGAGCTTCGGAAAGCGCCATATCAGTGTGGCGAATGCCCCGACCTACCCCACTGCTTCCACCCAACGCATCGGAGCTCTCGAAGACAACACCAACTTCTTCGAAGGCAATGGGGTGCGCTTCTGGCAGGGAGAGTGGATGAACCGCATGAAGATGTTCGACACCTACCATGACTTCAATGCCAAGGTGCTCTTCAACGGAAAGATTGGGCAGAAGAACATCCCGGCCCGCACGAACAACGCCACGCCGGAATCGGAAGGCAATGCGGACGTGATTGATGCGCTGAATACCCTTGCGGGTAATCCGGCCTCGGGCACGTACGACGGGCATCCGAACACCCCGGTGTTCATCGCGCGCCTGCTGATTCAGCGTTTCACCACGTCGAATCCCAGCTCCGCGTACCTGTATCGTGTGGCCAGCAAATATCAGGACACCAAGGGAAACCTTGGAGAGGTCATCAAGACCATCCTGCTCGACTATGAAGCCCGCAGCCTTTCGATTGCGGACAACACCGTCGCCGCCGGCAAGCCCAAGGAGCCCATCCTTCACTTCGCGCACATGCACCGCGTGCTGAAGTGCTACACCGGTTCCCCGCTGGTGAATCTCACCACGATGCCCATCACGTTCACCAACGTGCAGGCGCCGACGACCACGGCATACGAGCTGTCTGAGTACAACAAGTTCCCTGCCAACTCGGTCCGCTTCCGCTGGCCGGATACGCAGGGTGCCATCACCCAGTCCCCACAGCGTCCGCCGAGCGTGTTCAACTGGTTCCTGCCGGACTATGTGGTGCCAGGTCCGCTGGCGACCGCCGGTCTCAAGGCGCCAGAGCTGCAAGTGGCCACGGAATCGAATGTGGTGAATGTGATCAACGCCCACTACAACACCATCTTCACCTCGTATCCGCCGACGGTGAAGCCTGGTCGTGGATTGGATGACTACTTCAACCTGTCGAACTACCAGACGGGCGCGAGCGTGCAGCTTGCCATTCCCCAGTACGGTGTGGACAAGGGGTACTTCTCCGCCACCACGTTCGACTCCTCACCCGCTCCAGCGACGGCCCAGCCGAACGATCTGAACAACCAGCTCGATAACCTGATTCCCAAGTGGGATGAGCTGATTGCGCTGTACACCAACACCTACACCACCGTGCTGACCGCCCAGTATGCGCCGGCTGCGGTGCCTGCCACTCCAGGCACTACGCAGAAGCAGACTGCGCATGCGGAAGCGGTGAAGGCTGTTGTGGATCAGTGCGACATCCTCATGTCCGCCGGTTATCTGAAGGCGAAGTTCGGTGCCCTCGCCACGCCCAATCCACGGCAGGCTATCATTGATGGGTTGAACCTCATCGCCGCCAACAATCGTCACACCACTGACGCGACAAACTTCACCAATGATGCGCGAACCCGGTGCCGGAACGCCCTCTACCTCGTGGTCTCCACGCCGCAGGCCCTTGTTCTTAAATAA
- a CDS encoding nucleotidyltransferase family protein — MHRIGGIVLAAGGSTRLGSPKQLLRLQGESLVRTAVKAAQQGGCDLVCVVTGHAREAVEKELTHARPLLVHNEKWGRGMGSSIRLGVTAVQPASAVILLACDQPAVDAQVVRSLIAEHYRTGQAIVASQYSGTCGIPVLFDESCFPELANLADDRGAKSIIEADMGRVAHLAFPEGALDLDSPADLEAWRKRLMSLP, encoded by the coding sequence ATGCATCGGATCGGCGGCATAGTTCTGGCTGCAGGTGGTTCAACTCGTTTGGGTTCGCCCAAGCAGTTGCTCAGGCTTCAGGGGGAATCGCTGGTTAGAACTGCGGTAAAGGCGGCGCAGCAAGGCGGCTGTGATTTGGTTTGCGTTGTGACCGGACACGCGCGGGAAGCAGTGGAAAAGGAACTCACGCATGCTCGTCCGCTGCTGGTGCACAATGAGAAGTGGGGGCGTGGCATGGGCAGCTCCATCCGTTTAGGAGTCACTGCGGTCCAGCCTGCATCCGCCGTGATCTTGCTCGCGTGCGACCAGCCTGCAGTGGATGCGCAGGTTGTCCGCTCCTTGATTGCTGAGCATTACCGGACCGGACAAGCGATCGTGGCGTCTCAATACTCAGGCACCTGCGGCATCCCAGTCCTGTTCGACGAGTCCTGCTTCCCTGAGCTCGCAAATCTGGCGGACGACCGCGGAGCCAAGTCGATCATTGAGGCGGACATGGGACGTGTGGCGCATCTCGCATTTCCGGAAGGGGCATTGGACCTGGACTCTCCGGCGGACCTAGAAGCGTGGCGGAAGAGACTCATGTCTTTGCCTTGA
- a CDS encoding xanthine dehydrogenase family protein subunit M — protein MKPFTFERARTPAEAAAAAARNPGARFVAGGTNLLDLMKLEIETPTHLIDVNGLGLDKIEDTADHGLRIGALVRNTDLAADERVRRDYEVLSRALVAGASGQLRNMATTAGNLLQRTRCPYFYDTNQPCNKRSPGTGCGAIGGFSRQHAVIGVSDACIATHPSDMAVAMRVLDAVVETILQDGTTRSIPIAEFHRLPEDRPHIDTVLKPGELITSVTLPPPAGGVHIYYKVRDRASYAFALISVAAIIQPDGSGRVALGGVAHKPWRVEEAEREIPRGAKAVAARLLQGAKPTPENAYKLKLVERTLAAVLAQAKGGQI, from the coding sequence ATGAAACCCTTTACTTTCGAGCGAGCCCGGACGCCTGCTGAGGCGGCAGCAGCAGCTGCACGCAACCCTGGAGCCAGGTTTGTCGCAGGGGGTACTAATCTGCTGGATCTCATGAAGCTTGAGATCGAAACCCCCACCCACCTCATTGACGTCAACGGTCTGGGTCTGGATAAGATCGAGGACACTGCAGACCACGGCCTGCGAATTGGCGCTCTCGTCCGTAACACGGACCTCGCCGCAGACGAGCGGGTTCGCAGGGACTATGAGGTGCTTTCGCGGGCGCTGGTGGCAGGTGCATCGGGCCAGCTCCGTAACATGGCAACTACCGCCGGCAATCTGTTGCAACGAACCCGGTGCCCGTATTTCTACGACACAAACCAACCGTGCAACAAGCGTAGCCCTGGGACGGGGTGTGGTGCCATCGGAGGCTTCAGTCGACAGCATGCGGTAATCGGCGTGAGTGATGCCTGCATTGCCACTCATCCGAGCGACATGGCGGTTGCCATGCGCGTCCTTGATGCTGTCGTGGAAACGATCCTCCAGGACGGCACAACGAGAAGCATCCCCATCGCCGAGTTTCATCGACTGCCCGAGGATAGACCTCACATTGATACCGTGCTGAAGCCGGGGGAACTGATCACCTCTGTCACTCTGCCCCCACCTGCTGGTGGCGTTCACATCTACTACAAAGTCCGTGACCGTGCGTCTTATGCTTTCGCTCTGATATCAGTAGCGGCCATTATCCAGCCCGATGGATCCGGGCGGGTGGCTTTGGGCGGCGTTGCCCACAAGCCGTGGCGTGTCGAGGAGGCGGAGCGCGAGATACCGCGTGGAGCAAAGGCTGTGGCAGCACGGTTGCTGCAGGGTGCCAAGCCAACACCAGAGAACGCCTACAAACTTAAACTCGTTGAGCGCACGCTCGCCGCCGTGCTTGCACAAGCAAAGGGAGGACAAATATGA
- a CDS encoding redoxin domain-containing protein, giving the protein MDFSVLASCCLLLLACVLSPAALSAAGKSEPVQCLSALAWQREQDYVKPANDEAAFRGGPFALPKREDAKPLPAGLSLPVTASISPSTAVDKAEVELRIAAGVRALHAFADGEAECWFRDAARLDPQCAAAWLGLAMANEKLPSRALYFLEKAKVAQAQTPHEGAWMAAYDTFFQTSKSADLLERLEKLSGELQKLADAEGKEDRCAASFALRYRIIRANIARIPLSDAQEIEERYDAWTREEGGDALVFYPVLLWLKFDAAKAAQHTRALIEKHGGAAAWRLAAEPKLALGNYKEAAACLGAALSKAMEASSASSSEKETTILEYATALAWCQFHGGHPSQAVSQASELVGLPRKPGFTGLEAVDDAAESGYLGALQLRAQMWMASGNWVALADDATAAAADAGEKGLLVRAHQYYWAALASAALSRGKEWQSAKADLGKVAEEIARTPYLTRHAEVVSGYVRGAEAFGNLVQGRITPFMKDIAHVPGFVLAPWMSKAGAATAAQAMVDNALKEHPGSEPLLHVASVLKAKGSVLDEVQVPGIIYGPYHRELPAQPAVSLPDKSGAVHALAEFKGRPVLVIFFLGQGCAHCVEQLQKFRPLVGAYEQAGIPIVAIGTDSVEKLAESLGPGPERNPDLPYLILSDEPMAAFKAWKCYDEFLQKPLHGTFLLDAGGSVLWSDISHDPYTQASYLLGECQRLLKLHGVVDGVVGVGAVGK; this is encoded by the coding sequence ATGGATTTCAGCGTGCTCGCGTCCTGCTGCCTGCTGCTGCTGGCGTGTGTGTTATCGCCAGCGGCACTATCCGCAGCAGGGAAGAGCGAGCCGGTGCAGTGCCTCTCCGCTCTCGCATGGCAGCGGGAGCAGGACTATGTGAAGCCTGCCAATGACGAGGCAGCGTTTCGCGGCGGGCCGTTTGCACTGCCGAAGCGCGAGGATGCGAAGCCGTTGCCGGCGGGACTGAGCCTTCCGGTCACCGCATCGATATCTCCATCTACTGCTGTCGATAAGGCGGAGGTGGAGTTACGCATCGCCGCAGGAGTGCGTGCGTTGCATGCGTTTGCGGATGGCGAAGCTGAGTGCTGGTTTCGCGATGCTGCACGGCTGGACCCGCAGTGTGCTGCAGCATGGCTGGGACTCGCCATGGCGAATGAGAAGCTGCCTTCGCGCGCGCTGTACTTCCTGGAAAAGGCCAAGGTCGCGCAGGCGCAAACGCCGCATGAGGGCGCGTGGATGGCCGCCTATGACACCTTCTTCCAGACCTCGAAGAGCGCGGACCTGCTGGAGCGTCTGGAGAAGCTGAGCGGTGAACTTCAGAAGCTGGCCGATGCTGAAGGCAAGGAGGACCGATGCGCTGCGAGCTTTGCGCTGCGTTATCGCATCATTCGGGCGAATATCGCCAGGATACCGCTGTCGGACGCGCAGGAGATAGAGGAGAGATATGACGCATGGACCCGTGAAGAGGGTGGGGACGCGCTGGTGTTTTATCCGGTGCTGCTGTGGCTGAAGTTTGATGCTGCGAAGGCGGCGCAGCATACGAGGGCGCTCATTGAGAAGCATGGTGGCGCTGCCGCGTGGCGTCTTGCGGCGGAGCCCAAGCTGGCGCTGGGCAATTACAAAGAAGCTGCTGCGTGCTTGGGGGCTGCATTGTCCAAAGCCATGGAGGCTTCATCGGCATCTTCGTCGGAGAAGGAGACGACGATACTGGAGTATGCGACGGCGCTGGCGTGGTGCCAGTTCCATGGCGGGCATCCGTCTCAGGCGGTTTCCCAGGCGTCGGAACTCGTGGGCCTTCCGCGCAAGCCGGGATTCACCGGCCTGGAAGCCGTGGATGATGCGGCTGAGAGTGGTTATCTGGGCGCGCTCCAGTTGCGTGCTCAGATGTGGATGGCCAGTGGCAACTGGGTGGCGCTGGCGGACGATGCCACGGCCGCAGCCGCGGATGCTGGAGAGAAAGGACTGCTGGTGCGTGCGCATCAGTACTACTGGGCAGCGCTTGCCTCTGCGGCCCTCAGTCGTGGCAAGGAGTGGCAGAGTGCGAAGGCGGACTTAGGCAAGGTGGCGGAGGAAATCGCGCGCACTCCTTATCTCACGCGGCATGCAGAGGTGGTGTCTGGTTATGTGCGTGGTGCAGAGGCGTTCGGCAATCTGGTCCAGGGGCGCATCACCCCCTTCATGAAGGATATTGCGCATGTGCCCGGGTTTGTGCTGGCTCCCTGGATGAGCAAGGCAGGTGCGGCCACGGCGGCGCAGGCGATGGTCGATAATGCGCTGAAGGAGCATCCGGGCTCGGAGCCCTTGTTGCACGTCGCGAGTGTGTTGAAGGCAAAGGGTTCGGTGCTGGATGAGGTTCAGGTCCCCGGGATCATTTATGGCCCCTATCACCGCGAATTGCCTGCACAGCCAGCTGTCTCATTGCCGGACAAGAGCGGTGCGGTGCATGCGCTGGCAGAGTTCAAGGGACGTCCCGTGCTGGTGATTTTCTTCCTGGGCCAGGGCTGTGCACACTGCGTCGAGCAGTTGCAGAAGTTTCGTCCCTTGGTGGGAGCGTATGAGCAGGCCGGCATTCCCATCGTGGCCATCGGCACGGACAGTGTGGAGAAGCTCGCAGAGAGTCTCGGCCCGGGTCCGGAGCGCAACCCGGACCTGCCGTACCTGATTCTTTCTGATGAACCGATGGCCGCATTCAAGGCATGGAAGTGTTATGACGAGTTTCTGCAGAAGCCACTGCACGGCACCTTTCTGCTGGATGCAGGTGGAAGTGTGTTGTGGAGTGATATCAGCCATGACCCTTATACACAGGCTTCATATTTGTTGGGGGAATGTCAGCGGTTGTTGAAGTTGCATGGTGTGGTTGATGGAGTGGTGGGTGTGGGGGCTGTGGGGAAGTAA